A DNA window from Flavisolibacter ginsenosidimutans contains the following coding sequences:
- a CDS encoding VPS10 domain-containing protein, translated as MRIKILSLSLFLFLFSSALFAQQDASSFNHLHWRMIGPHRGGRTVGAVGVPQQPNVFYIGVNNGGVWKTNDFGRTWNPIFDAQSTGSIGDIVVSPSNPNVVYVGSGEGLQRPDLSVGNGVYKSSDAGKTWTHLGLNNVQQIGGLTIDPTNENRLFVAALGHPYGPNEERGIYRTTDGGKSFERVFYIDENTGAVQVTIDPTNPNVVYADMWAGRQGPWENGAWNGPNSGLYKSTDGGNTWKKLTNGLPSTQQGLGRIGFAIAPSDSKRLYATVDAEKEGGIYRSDDAGESWTRIATDARLWGRGSDFAELKVDPLNADVVYDANVVTWKSVDGGKTWAAFRGAPGGDDYHRIWINPTNPKIILLAVDQGAIITVNGGETFSSWYNQPTAQFYHVITDNAFPYNVYGAQQESGSVGIASRSNDGAITFRDWHPVGVEEYGYVAPDPLDPNIIYGGKISRYDKRTGQTQNIAPEAVRSGKYRFLRTAPVLFSPIDKKTLYFAGNVLFKTINGGHSWQVISPDLSRESWEVPDNVGIYKSEGLKTMPRRGVIYTVAPSFKDINTIWCGTDDGLIHVTKDGGKTWKNVTPPSITSWSKISLMEASHFDENTAYAAVNRIRLDDMHPHIYKTTDGGKTWKEIVSGLPDDPINVVREDPRKKGLLFAGSERAVYVSFDDGEHWQSLRLNMPATSIRDLVIKDDDLVVGTHGRSFWILDDIQLLRYASAQTEKTRVMVFTPETVYRVQWNSNTDTPLPQEEPAGENPPDGLPMDYVLKTKAADEVVLEIVDAKGQLVRKFSSKDTLYNIPSVNIPLYWIRPQQKLSTEAGGHRFVWDLRYTPLNVSPSYPIAAVYENTSPAPSSPWTMPGSYTVRLYVDGKIYSASRFTVKIDPRVKTALKDLQLQHDLSMQLYTTRKELQSLLKEIAAVRTKNTNQVVEKSIATLLAPTPQRMGLQQMEGSLGGLFNTLQESDAPPTQQTIEGVNKVLKDYKRLRNSWKILTMDEQK; from the coding sequence ATGCGAATAAAAATTCTCTCTCTTTCTCTTTTTTTATTTCTCTTTTCGTCTGCCCTTTTTGCACAACAAGATGCTTCGTCTTTTAATCATTTGCATTGGCGAATGATTGGCCCCCACCGTGGTGGACGCACCGTTGGCGCAGTAGGTGTGCCGCAACAACCGAACGTTTTCTACATCGGTGTAAACAACGGCGGCGTGTGGAAGACAAACGATTTTGGCCGCACTTGGAACCCAATCTTCGACGCACAATCTACAGGATCAATTGGCGATATAGTTGTATCGCCATCCAATCCGAATGTGGTTTACGTGGGTAGCGGCGAAGGCTTGCAACGCCCTGATTTATCGGTTGGCAACGGTGTATATAAATCAAGTGATGCCGGTAAAACATGGACGCACCTTGGGCTGAATAACGTGCAGCAAATTGGCGGTTTGACCATTGACCCAACAAATGAAAACCGTTTGTTCGTTGCGGCTTTGGGACATCCTTACGGGCCAAACGAAGAACGTGGAATCTATCGTACAACCGACGGTGGCAAAAGCTTTGAGAGAGTTTTTTATATTGATGAAAACACAGGCGCAGTTCAGGTAACAATTGACCCGACAAATCCAAACGTTGTGTATGCCGACATGTGGGCCGGACGACAGGGGCCTTGGGAAAACGGTGCATGGAACGGTCCGAACAGCGGCTTGTACAAATCAACCGACGGCGGCAACACGTGGAAAAAATTAACGAACGGATTGCCTTCCACACAACAAGGCCTGGGAAGAATTGGCTTTGCGATTGCGCCGTCGGATTCAAAGCGTTTGTATGCAACGGTTGATGCCGAAAAAGAAGGCGGCATTTACCGCAGCGACGACGCCGGCGAAAGTTGGACACGCATCGCCACCGATGCAAGATTGTGGGGACGCGGAAGCGATTTTGCCGAACTCAAAGTTGATCCACTTAATGCCGATGTTGTGTACGATGCCAACGTGGTGACGTGGAAATCGGTTGATGGTGGAAAAACCTGGGCCGCCTTTCGCGGTGCGCCGGGCGGCGATGATTATCACCGCATCTGGATCAATCCAACGAACCCAAAAATCATTCTTCTTGCAGTTGACCAAGGAGCCATCATCACGGTGAATGGCGGCGAAACGTTTTCGTCCTGGTACAATCAACCCACGGCGCAATTCTATCACGTCATTACCGACAATGCTTTCCCGTACAACGTTTACGGTGCGCAACAGGAGAGCGGCTCAGTGGGTATCGCATCGAGAAGCAACGACGGCGCCATAACCTTTCGCGACTGGCATCCTGTGGGTGTAGAAGAATACGGCTACGTGGCACCTGATCCACTTGATCCCAATATTATTTACGGCGGCAAGATCTCGCGTTACGACAAACGCACGGGCCAGACGCAAAACATTGCACCGGAAGCTGTGCGCAGCGGCAAATACCGTTTTTTGCGAACGGCGCCGGTGTTGTTTTCACCCATAGATAAAAAAACCTTGTACTTCGCTGGCAACGTTCTCTTTAAAACAATTAATGGCGGCCACAGTTGGCAAGTCATCAGCCCGGATTTAAGCCGCGAAAGTTGGGAGGTGCCGGATAACGTTGGAATTTATAAAAGCGAAGGCTTAAAAACAATGCCGCGGCGCGGTGTGATTTATACCGTTGCGCCGTCGTTTAAAGACATCAATACCATCTGGTGCGGGACCGACGACGGTTTGATTCATGTAACAAAAGACGGCGGCAAAACATGGAAGAACGTAACGCCTCCTTCAATTACATCGTGGAGCAAAATATCGTTGATGGAAGCAAGCCATTTTGACGAGAACACGGCTTATGCTGCGGTGAACAGAATTCGTTTGGACGACATGCACCCGCACATTTACAAAACCACAGACGGCGGCAAGACCTGGAAAGAAATCGTAAGTGGACTACCTGACGATCCCATCAACGTTGTACGCGAAGATCCGCGCAAAAAAGGTTTGTTGTTTGCCGGAAGCGAACGGGCCGTTTACGTGTCGTTTGATGACGGCGAACACTGGCAATCGTTGCGGTTGAACATGCCCGCAACATCCATTCGCGATTTGGTAATAAAAGATGATGATCTTGTTGTGGGCACGCACGGGAGAAGCTTTTGGATATTGGACGACATTCAATTGCTCCGCTATGCTTCTGCTCAAACAGAAAAAACAAGAGTAATGGTCTTTACTCCTGAAACCGTTTACCGCGTTCAGTGGAATTCAAACACCGATACGCCGCTGCCGCAAGAAGAACCCGCGGGTGAAAATCCACCCGACGGCTTGCCGATGGATTACGTTTTAAAAACAAAAGCGGCAGATGAAGTGGTTTTGGAAATTGTGGACGCAAAAGGTCAATTGGTGCGAAAGTTTTCGAGCAAGGATACTTTGTACAACATTCCGTCGGTTAACATTCCCTTGTATTGGATACGTCCGCAGCAAAAGCTTTCAACAGAAGCCGGCGGACATCGTTTTGTTTGGGATTTACGTTACACGCCGTTGAACGTTTCGCCTTCGTATCCAATTGCCGCCGTTTATGAAAACACGTCGCCTGCGCCTTCTTCACCCTGGACTATGCCGGGCTCCTACACGGTCAGGCTTTATGTTGACGGAAAGATTTATTCGGCTTCACGCTTCACCGTGAAAATAGACCCGCGTGTAAAAACAGCGTTGAAAGATTTGCAATTGCAGCATGATCTATCAATGCAGCTTTATACGACAAGAAAGGAACTTCAATCATTGTTGAAGGAGATTGCCGCTGTGCGTACAAAAAATACAAATCAAGTGGTGGAAAAATCCATTGCTACGTTGCTGGCGCCAACTCCGCAACGCATGGGTCTGCAACAAATGGAAGGCAGCCTTGGAGGCTTGTTCAACACGTTGCAGGAAAGCGACGCGCCGCCAACACAGCAAACGATAGAAGGCGTAAATAAAGTTTTGAAAGACTACAAACGATTGCGCAATAGCTGGAAGATATTGACGATGGACGAGCAGAAATAA